The following proteins are encoded in a genomic region of Vicia villosa cultivar HV-30 ecotype Madison, WI unplaced genomic scaffold, Vvil1.0 ctg.002147F_1_1, whole genome shotgun sequence:
- the LOC131638015 gene encoding sulfite oxidase-like isoform X2, translating to MPGITGPSDYSKEPIRHDSLQINSKEPFNAEPQRSALVSSYLTPADLFYKRNHGPIPIVDDIEKYYVSISGLIENPKQLFMEDIRKLPKYNVTATLQCAGNRRTAMSKTKTVKGVGWGVSAIGNAVWGGAKLTDVLELVGIPKLTSTNKYGGKYVEFVSIDQCKEENGGPYKASITLSQATNPEADILLAYEMNGEPLNRDHGYPLRVVVPGVIGARSVKWLEAINIIAEECQCVICSLEDTTTITPGKVSINGYAASGGGRGIERVDVSVDGGKTWMEASRFQKSDIPYTADDDGNCDKWAWVLFEVTADIQQSTEIIAKAVDSAGNVQPEKVEDIWNLRGILNTSWHRIQVHVNDSNS from the exons ATGCCAGGAATCACAGGCCCTTCAGATTATTCTAAAGAACCTATTCGTCATGACTCTCTTCAAATTAACTCCAAG GAACCTTTCAATGCTGAGCCACAACGTTCTGCCTTGGTTTCATCCTATTTGACTCCCGCCGATTTGTTCTACAAGAGAAACCATGGCCCGATACCGATAGTTGATGACATAGAAAA ATACTATGTATCAATATCTGGCTTGATAGAAAATCCCAAACAGCTTTTTATGGAAGATATCAG GAAACTTCCCAAGTACAATGTCACTGCCACACTACAG TGTGCAGGAAATAGAAGGACTGCTATGAGCAAAACTAAAACAGTTAAGGGTGTTGGATGGGGTGTTTCTGCTATTGGGAATG CGGTTTGGGGTGGTGCCAAATTGACGGATGTTCTTGAGCTTGTTGGAATACCGAAGTTGACGAGTACAAATAAATACGGAGGGAAATATGTTGAATTTGTAAGCATTGATCAGTGTAAGGAAGAAAATGGAGGCCCATACAAGGCATCAATTACACTCAGTCAGGCTACAAATCCTGAAGCAGATATTCTACTTGCTTATGAGATGAATGGAGAA CCTCTTAACAGGGATCATGGTTATCCGTTGCGCGTGGTTGTTCCTGGCGTCATTGGAGCTCGGTCTGTGAAATGGCTGGAAGCTATCAATATCATAGCAGAAGAATGCCAG TGTGTTATATGTTCTCTAGAAGACACGACCACAATAACACCGGGAAAG GTGAGTATTAATGGATATGCAGCATCAGGTGGTGGCAGAGGCATTGAGAGAGTGGATGTGTCTGTTGATGGAGGGAAAACTTGGATGGAAGCGTCAAGGTTTCAAAAAAGTGACATTCCTTACACAGCAGACGATGATGGAAACTGTGACAAATGGGCTTGGGTGCTATTTGAGGTCACAGCTGATATTCAACAAAGCACTGAGATTATCGCAAAAGCG GTAGATTCAGCAGGAAATGTTCAACCTGAAAAGGTTGAAGACATTTGGAACTTGAGAGGGATATTAAACACTTCATGGCATAGGATACAAGTTCATGTTAATGATTCTAActcttaa
- the LOC131638015 gene encoding sulfite oxidase-like isoform X3, whose translation MEDIRKLPKYNVTATLQCAGNRRTAMSKTKTVKGVGWGVSAIGNAVWGGAKLTDVLELVGIPKLTSTNKYGGKYVEFVSIDQCKEENGGPYKASITLSQATNPEADILLAYEMNGEPLNRDHGYPLRVVVPGVIGARSVKWLEAINIIAEECQGFFVQKDYKMFPPSVNWENINWSSRRPQMDFPVQCVICSLEDTTTITPGKVSINGYAASGGGRGIERVDVSVDGGKTWMEASRFQKSDIPYTADDDGNCDKWAWVLFEVTADIQQSTEIIAKAVDSAGNVQPEKVEDIWNLRGILNTSWHRIQVHVNDSNS comes from the exons ATGGAAGATATCAG GAAACTTCCCAAGTACAATGTCACTGCCACACTACAG TGTGCAGGAAATAGAAGGACTGCTATGAGCAAAACTAAAACAGTTAAGGGTGTTGGATGGGGTGTTTCTGCTATTGGGAATG CGGTTTGGGGTGGTGCCAAATTGACGGATGTTCTTGAGCTTGTTGGAATACCGAAGTTGACGAGTACAAATAAATACGGAGGGAAATATGTTGAATTTGTAAGCATTGATCAGTGTAAGGAAGAAAATGGAGGCCCATACAAGGCATCAATTACACTCAGTCAGGCTACAAATCCTGAAGCAGATATTCTACTTGCTTATGAGATGAATGGAGAA CCTCTTAACAGGGATCATGGTTATCCGTTGCGCGTGGTTGTTCCTGGCGTCATTGGAGCTCGGTCTGTGAAATGGCTGGAAGCTATCAATATCATAGCAGAAGAATGCCAG GGTTTTTTCGTGCAAAAAGACTACAAAATGTTTCCACCGTCTGTAAATTGGGAAAATATTAATTGGTCATCGAGgcgacctcaaatggatttcccTGTTCAG TGTGTTATATGTTCTCTAGAAGACACGACCACAATAACACCGGGAAAG GTGAGTATTAATGGATATGCAGCATCAGGTGGTGGCAGAGGCATTGAGAGAGTGGATGTGTCTGTTGATGGAGGGAAAACTTGGATGGAAGCGTCAAGGTTTCAAAAAAGTGACATTCCTTACACAGCAGACGATGATGGAAACTGTGACAAATGGGCTTGGGTGCTATTTGAGGTCACAGCTGATATTCAACAAAGCACTGAGATTATCGCAAAAGCG GTAGATTCAGCAGGAAATGTTCAACCTGAAAAGGTTGAAGACATTTGGAACTTGAGAGGGATATTAAACACTTCATGGCATAGGATACAAGTTCATGTTAATGATTCTAActcttaa
- the LOC131638015 gene encoding sulfite oxidase-like isoform X1, translating to MPGITGPSDYSKEPIRHDSLQINSKEPFNAEPQRSALVSSYLTPADLFYKRNHGPIPIVDDIEKYYVSISGLIENPKQLFMEDIRKLPKYNVTATLQCAGNRRTAMSKTKTVKGVGWGVSAIGNAVWGGAKLTDVLELVGIPKLTSTNKYGGKYVEFVSIDQCKEENGGPYKASITLSQATNPEADILLAYEMNGEPLNRDHGYPLRVVVPGVIGARSVKWLEAINIIAEECQGFFVQKDYKMFPPSVNWENINWSSRRPQMDFPVQCVICSLEDTTTITPGKVSINGYAASGGGRGIERVDVSVDGGKTWMEASRFQKSDIPYTADDDGNCDKWAWVLFEVTADIQQSTEIIAKAVDSAGNVQPEKVEDIWNLRGILNTSWHRIQVHVNDSNS from the exons ATGCCAGGAATCACAGGCCCTTCAGATTATTCTAAAGAACCTATTCGTCATGACTCTCTTCAAATTAACTCCAAG GAACCTTTCAATGCTGAGCCACAACGTTCTGCCTTGGTTTCATCCTATTTGACTCCCGCCGATTTGTTCTACAAGAGAAACCATGGCCCGATACCGATAGTTGATGACATAGAAAA ATACTATGTATCAATATCTGGCTTGATAGAAAATCCCAAACAGCTTTTTATGGAAGATATCAG GAAACTTCCCAAGTACAATGTCACTGCCACACTACAG TGTGCAGGAAATAGAAGGACTGCTATGAGCAAAACTAAAACAGTTAAGGGTGTTGGATGGGGTGTTTCTGCTATTGGGAATG CGGTTTGGGGTGGTGCCAAATTGACGGATGTTCTTGAGCTTGTTGGAATACCGAAGTTGACGAGTACAAATAAATACGGAGGGAAATATGTTGAATTTGTAAGCATTGATCAGTGTAAGGAAGAAAATGGAGGCCCATACAAGGCATCAATTACACTCAGTCAGGCTACAAATCCTGAAGCAGATATTCTACTTGCTTATGAGATGAATGGAGAA CCTCTTAACAGGGATCATGGTTATCCGTTGCGCGTGGTTGTTCCTGGCGTCATTGGAGCTCGGTCTGTGAAATGGCTGGAAGCTATCAATATCATAGCAGAAGAATGCCAG GGTTTTTTCGTGCAAAAAGACTACAAAATGTTTCCACCGTCTGTAAATTGGGAAAATATTAATTGGTCATCGAGgcgacctcaaatggatttcccTGTTCAG TGTGTTATATGTTCTCTAGAAGACACGACCACAATAACACCGGGAAAG GTGAGTATTAATGGATATGCAGCATCAGGTGGTGGCAGAGGCATTGAGAGAGTGGATGTGTCTGTTGATGGAGGGAAAACTTGGATGGAAGCGTCAAGGTTTCAAAAAAGTGACATTCCTTACACAGCAGACGATGATGGAAACTGTGACAAATGGGCTTGGGTGCTATTTGAGGTCACAGCTGATATTCAACAAAGCACTGAGATTATCGCAAAAGCG GTAGATTCAGCAGGAAATGTTCAACCTGAAAAGGTTGAAGACATTTGGAACTTGAGAGGGATATTAAACACTTCATGGCATAGGATACAAGTTCATGTTAATGATTCTAActcttaa